Proteins encoded by one window of Macaca mulatta isolate MMU2019108-1 chromosome 10, T2T-MMU8v2.0, whole genome shotgun sequence:
- the PCMTD2 gene encoding protein-L-isoaspartate O-methyltransferase domain-containing protein 2 isoform X2 produces the protein MFTAAEVGAALPGSGRTRDAPEELQVAAQAVRTRRPAEPGGPFGVNHGVELHSDVIEYAKQKLDFFIRTSDSFDKFDFCEPSFVTGNCLEISPDCSQYDRVYCGAGVQKEHEEYMKNLLKVGGILVMPLEEKLTKITRTGPSAWETKKILAVSFAPLIQPCHSESGKSRLVQLPPVAVRSLQDLARIAIRGTIKKVIHQETVSKNGNGLKNTPRFKRRRVRRRRMETIVFLDKEVFASRISNPSDDNSCEDLEEERREEEKTPPQTKPDPPVNFLRQKVLSLPLPDPLKYYLLYYREK, from the exons atgTTTACGGCGGCCGAGGTTGGAGCGGCGCTGCCGGGCAGCGGACGCACGAGGGACGCGCCCGAGGAGCTGCAGGTCGCAGCTCAGGCGGTCCGAACCCGTCGGCCGGCCGAGCCTGGAG GTCCTTTTGGCGTGAACCATGGGGTGGAACTTCACTCAGATGTGATAGAATATGCAAAGCAGAAACTGGACTTCTTCATCAGAACAAGTGATAGTTTTGACAA GTTTGACTTCTGTGAACCTTCCTTTGTTACTGGGAATTGCCTGGAGATTTCTCCGGATTGTTCTCAGTATGATCGTGTGTACTGTGGGGCTGGTGTGCAGAAGGAACATGAAGAATACATGAAGAATCTTCTCAAAGTGGGAGGGATCCTTGTCATGCCACTGGAAGAGAAG TTGACTAAGATAACACGCACGGGTCCTTCAGCTTGGGAAACCAAAAAGATTCTTGCTGTTTCTTTTGCTCCTCTGATCCAGCCCTGCCATTCAGAGTCAGGAAAATCAAGACTTGTCCAGTTAC CACCAGTGGCAGTTCGCAGCCTCCAGGACTTGGCTCGCATTGCCATCCGGGGCACCATTAAAAAGGTTATTCATCAGGAAACTGTGAGCAAAAACGGAAACGGACTAAAGAACACCCCCAGGTTTAAACGAAGGAGAGTTCGCCGCCGTCGAATGGAAACGATTGTCTTTTTGGACAAAGAAGTCTTTGCCAGTCGGATTTCCAACCCCTCAGATGACAACAGCTGTGAAGACTTGGAAGAGGAacggagggaagaagagaagaccCCGCCTCAAACAAAGCCAGACCCCCCAGTGAACTTCCTACGCCAGAAGGTCCTGAGCCTCCCTCTGCCAGATCCCCTGAAATACTACTTGCTttattacagagaaaaataa
- the PCMTD2 gene encoding protein-L-isoaspartate O-methyltransferase domain-containing protein 2, translating into MGGAVSAGEDNDELIDNLKEAQYIRTELVEQAFRAIDRADYYLEEFKENAYKDLAWKHGNIHLSAPCIYSEVMEALDLQPGLSFLNLGSGTGYLSSMVGLILGPFGVNHGVELHSDVIEYAKQKLDFFIRTSDSFDKFDFCEPSFVTGNCLEISPDCSQYDRVYCGAGVQKEHEEYMKNLLKVGGILVMPLEEKLTKITRTGPSAWETKKILAVSFAPLIQPCHSESGKSRLVQLPPVAVRSLQDLARIAIRGTIKKVIHQETVSKNGNGLKNTPRFKRRRVRRRRMETIVFLDKEVFASRISNPSDDNSCEDLEEERREEEKTPPQTKPDPPVNFLRQKVLSLPLPDPLKYYLLYYREK; encoded by the exons ATGGGCGGTGCTGTGAGTGCTGGTGAAGACAATGATGAGCTGATAGATAATTTGAAAGAAGCACAGTATATCCGGACTGAGCTGGTAGAGCAGGCTTTCCGAGCTATCGATCGTGCAGACTATTATCTtgaagaatttaaagaaaatgcttataAAGACTTGGCATGGAAGCATGGAAACATTCACCTCTCAGCCCCATGCATCTATTCAGAGGTGATGGAAGCCTTAGATCTGCAGCCTGGACTCTCATTTCTGAACCTGGGCAGTGGCACTGGGTACCTGAGCTCCATGGTGGGCCTCATTCTAG GTCCTTTTGGCGTGAACCATGGGGTGGAACTTCACTCAGATGTGATAGAATATGCAAAGCAGAAACTGGACTTCTTCATCAGAACAAGTGATAGTTTTGACAA GTTTGACTTCTGTGAACCTTCCTTTGTTACTGGGAATTGCCTGGAGATTTCTCCGGATTGTTCTCAGTATGATCGTGTGTACTGTGGGGCTGGTGTGCAGAAGGAACATGAAGAATACATGAAGAATCTTCTCAAAGTGGGAGGGATCCTTGTCATGCCACTGGAAGAGAAG TTGACTAAGATAACACGCACGGGTCCTTCAGCTTGGGAAACCAAAAAGATTCTTGCTGTTTCTTTTGCTCCTCTGATCCAGCCCTGCCATTCAGAGTCAGGAAAATCAAGACTTGTCCAGTTAC CACCAGTGGCAGTTCGCAGCCTCCAGGACTTGGCTCGCATTGCCATCCGGGGCACCATTAAAAAGGTTATTCATCAGGAAACTGTGAGCAAAAACGGAAACGGACTAAAGAACACCCCCAGGTTTAAACGAAGGAGAGTTCGCCGCCGTCGAATGGAAACGATTGTCTTTTTGGACAAAGAAGTCTTTGCCAGTCGGATTTCCAACCCCTCAGATGACAACAGCTGTGAAGACTTGGAAGAGGAacggagggaagaagagaagaccCCGCCTCAAACAAAGCCAGACCCCCCAGTGAACTTCCTACGCCAGAAGGTCCTGAGCCTCCCTCTGCCAGATCCCCTGAAATACTACTTGCTttattacagagaaaaataa